In Aliiroseovarius pelagivivens, a single window of DNA contains:
- the deoA gene encoding thymidine phosphorylase translates to MLISEVIRKKRDGQVLTGDDITAMVDGIAGGSASDAQVAAFAMASWLKGLSPDETAALTLAMRDSGDVFDWPDMPGPVVDKHSTGGVGDNVSLMLAPILAACGAYVPMISGRGLGHTGGTLDKMDAIPGYVSQPDNALFDKVVRNVGCAIIGQTGDLAPADKRLYAIRDVTATVESIPLITASILSKKLAAGLGSLVMDVKFGNGAFMSNFDDARELAASIQRVAHLAGLPCHALLTDMNEPLADAAGNAVETLNAIEFLTGAHRTPRLEDVVTALCAQMLVASGAESDGQAAKARVRDALDSGRAAEKFGQMVSALGGPSDIVERPETHLAQAPVIAELCADEAGYVSGIDTREVGLCVVELGGGRRRAADQIDPAVGLTRLAPLGAKLEKGDPIAVIHAASDADAEAAKAQLSAAYHIGEAPKPGPVVAEILT, encoded by the coding sequence ATGCTGATATCCGAAGTCATTCGAAAGAAACGCGATGGTCAGGTTCTGACTGGCGACGACATCACCGCGATGGTTGACGGCATCGCTGGGGGCAGCGCCAGCGACGCTCAGGTTGCGGCGTTTGCGATGGCCTCGTGGCTGAAGGGGTTGTCGCCAGACGAAACCGCCGCTCTGACGTTGGCGATGCGCGACAGTGGCGATGTGTTCGACTGGCCTGACATGCCCGGCCCAGTGGTGGACAAGCATTCGACCGGCGGTGTTGGCGACAATGTCAGTCTGATGCTCGCACCTATTCTTGCGGCCTGCGGAGCCTACGTGCCGATGATTTCAGGGCGCGGGTTGGGACACACGGGCGGCACGCTGGACAAGATGGATGCGATTCCGGGATACGTCTCGCAGCCTGACAATGCTCTTTTTGACAAGGTGGTGCGCAATGTGGGCTGCGCCATCATTGGACAGACCGGCGATTTGGCCCCGGCGGACAAGCGGCTTTATGCGATACGGGATGTGACGGCGACGGTGGAGAGCATTCCGCTGATCACCGCCTCGATTCTGTCTAAGAAGCTGGCGGCCGGATTGGGGTCACTGGTGATGGATGTGAAATTCGGAAATGGCGCGTTCATGTCCAACTTTGACGATGCGCGCGAGCTGGCGGCATCGATCCAGCGCGTTGCACATTTGGCCGGACTGCCCTGTCATGCGCTTCTCACGGATATGAATGAACCGCTGGCCGATGCCGCAGGCAATGCGGTCGAGACGTTGAACGCCATCGAGTTTCTGACCGGCGCGCATCGTACCCCGCGGTTGGAGGACGTCGTGACCGCGCTTTGCGCACAGATGCTGGTTGCTTCGGGGGCTGAGAGTGATGGGCAGGCAGCAAAGGCACGCGTGCGCGACGCGCTGGATAGTGGGCGTGCAGCGGAGAAATTCGGTCAGATGGTGTCGGCGCTGGGCGGGCCATCGGATATTGTCGAGCGGCCTGAAACCCATCTGGCCCAAGCGCCCGTGATTGCTGAACTCTGCGCGGATGAGGCAGGTTATGTCAGCGGCATCGACACCCGCGAAGTCGGGCTGTGCGTGGTCGAGCTGGGAGGAGGACGACGGCGTGCTGCGGACCAAATCGACCCGGCTGTGGGTCTGACCCGCTTGGCGCCGTTGGGGGCGAAACTTGAGAAAGGCGACCCGATTGCAGTGATCCATGCGGCCTCGGACGCGGATGCCGAGGCGGCCAAGGCGCAGCTTTCAGCGGCGTATCACATCGGTGAAGCACCAAAACCCGGACCCGTAGTTGCCGAGATTCTGACCTAA
- the dapB gene encoding 4-hydroxy-tetrahydrodipicolinate reductase — MSDLPGIVVMGASGRMGQMLINEVLANDKARLVGALERPGHDWVGRDVGECMGGQPVGVTVTDDALTTMAKAQAVIDFTAPAATVDMAEIAAQARAVHVIGTTGLTDEDLEKIALAGRHATIVRAGNMSLGVNLLVQLTKQVAAALDEDFDIEIIESHHHHKVDAPSGTALMLGEAAADGRGVELAEVSDRGRDGITGARKRGDIGFHAVRGGDIVGEHDVMFAAPGERIVLRHLATDRAIFARGAVKAALWGQDKKPGEYSMLDVLGL, encoded by the coding sequence ATGAGCGATTTGCCAGGTATTGTCGTGATGGGGGCCTCGGGCCGCATGGGTCAGATGCTGATCAATGAGGTGCTGGCCAACGACAAGGCGCGCCTCGTGGGCGCATTGGAACGCCCCGGCCACGACTGGGTAGGGCGTGACGTGGGCGAATGCATGGGCGGACAGCCCGTGGGTGTCACTGTCACAGATGACGCGCTGACAACCATGGCCAAGGCGCAGGCGGTGATCGACTTCACCGCACCCGCTGCGACTGTTGATATGGCCGAGATTGCAGCCCAAGCCCGCGCCGTCCATGTGATCGGCACCACCGGTCTGACCGATGAGGATCTGGAAAAGATCGCACTTGCCGGTCGTCACGCAACGATCGTGCGTGCTGGAAACATGAGCCTTGGGGTGAACCTGCTGGTCCAACTGACCAAACAAGTTGCCGCCGCTCTGGACGAAGATTTCGATATCGAGATCATCGAATCCCACCATCACCACAAAGTGGACGCACCATCTGGCACAGCACTGATGCTGGGCGAGGCCGCCGCCGACGGGCGCGGCGTAGAACTGGCCGAGGTGTCCGACCGTGGGCGCGATGGCATCACCGGCGCGCGCAAACGTGGCGACATCGGCTTTCATGCGGTTCGCGGTGGAGACATCGTGGGCGAACACGACGTGATGTTTGCCGCCCCCGGCGAACGCATCGTTCTGCGCCATCTGGCCACCGATCGTGCCATTTTTGCACGCGGCGCCGTGAAAGCGGCCTTGTGGGGTCAAGACAAAAAGCCCGGTGAATACAGCATGTTGGACGTACTGGGTCTGTAG
- the rbfA gene encoding 30S ribosome-binding factor RbfA — protein sequence MAKNRFEDQRGPNQRQLRVAELIRRTLSEALMRGEVHDPDLSRMSITIGEVRLSADLSIATVYALPLGGKGGAEAVKALARNKGELRRIVGRAIKIKHTPELRFMVDETFDQMDHTHRLLQQEEVQRDLRKPDSDEAGED from the coding sequence ATGGCAAAGAACCGTTTTGAAGACCAACGTGGTCCCAACCAGCGACAGCTGCGCGTGGCCGAACTGATCCGCCGGACCCTGTCCGAAGCCCTGATGCGTGGTGAAGTGCACGACCCTGACCTGTCGCGCATGTCCATTACTATCGGCGAAGTACGTCTGTCCGCAGACCTGTCGATTGCAACCGTCTATGCGCTGCCCTTGGGCGGCAAGGGCGGGGCCGAGGCCGTGAAGGCTTTGGCGCGCAACAAAGGCGAGCTACGCCGCATTGTGGGTCGCGCGATCAAGATCAAACACACGCCCGAGCTGCGCTTCATGGTGGACGAGACCTTCGATCAGATGGATCACACCCACCGCCTGTTGCAGCAGGAAGAGGTGCAGCGCGATCTGCGCAAGCCGGACAGTGACGAGGCCGGAGAAGACTGA
- the truB gene encoding tRNA pseudouridine(55) synthase TruB, with protein sequence MGRRKKGRDIHGWLVVDKPAGISSNAVVNKVRWAMDAKKAGHAGTLDPEATGVLAVALGEATKTVPYITDALKAYVFTVRLGQATNTDDGEGEVILESDARPSDEDVQAALAQFTGDIMQVPPKFSAVKIDGERAYKLARDGEDVEIAARPLWVEELVMVSRPDADHVTLEMTCGKGGYVRSIARDLGEVLGCHGYVRNLRRIWSGPFDAEDGVTIDLIEELAKTGELDAYLRPLEEGLQDLPELKANAEGATRLRHGNPGMVLTSDVEYGDEAWASYEGKAVAVGTYRAGELHPSRVFNQ encoded by the coding sequence ATGGGACGCCGCAAGAAGGGGCGCGATATCCATGGCTGGCTGGTCGTGGACAAGCCCGCTGGTATCAGCTCGAACGCCGTTGTGAACAAAGTGCGCTGGGCGATGGACGCCAAAAAGGCGGGCCATGCGGGCACGCTTGATCCGGAAGCGACCGGTGTTTTGGCTGTGGCCTTGGGCGAGGCGACGAAGACCGTGCCCTACATTACCGACGCGCTGAAGGCCTATGTTTTCACCGTGCGTTTGGGGCAGGCGACCAACACCGATGACGGCGAGGGCGAGGTGATTTTGGAAAGCGATGCGCGCCCTTCGGATGAAGATGTTCAGGCTGCTTTGGCGCAGTTCACCGGTGACATCATGCAGGTGCCGCCGAAGTTTTCCGCCGTAAAGATTGATGGCGAGCGCGCCTATAAGCTGGCCCGCGATGGCGAGGACGTCGAGATTGCCGCTCGCCCGTTGTGGGTTGAGGAGCTGGTGATGGTGTCCCGCCCGGATGCTGATCACGTGACGCTGGAAATGACCTGCGGCAAGGGCGGATATGTCCGCTCGATCGCGCGCGATCTGGGCGAAGTGCTTGGCTGTCATGGCTATGTGCGCAATTTGCGCCGAATCTGGTCGGGGCCGTTTGATGCCGAGGACGGTGTGACCATCGACCTGATCGAAGAGCTCGCCAAGACCGGAGAGCTGGACGCCTATCTGCGTCCGCTTGAGGAAGGCTTGCAGGATCTGCCCGAACTGAAGGCCAACGCGGAAGGTGCGACACGTCTGCGTCACGGCAATCCCGGTATGGTTCTGACCTCGGACGTGGAATATGGCGACGAGGCCTGGGCGTCATACGAGGGCAAGGCTGTCGCCGTTGGCACCTATCGCGCGGGCGAGTTGCATCCCAGCCGGGTGTTCAACCAGTAA
- a CDS encoding DUF1674 domain-containing protein, translated as MSDDSPKTDQSKEAAPETPKRDLPPAAIRALAEAEERRKKAEAEAKSLPTELGGRDGPEPVRFGDWEKKGIAIDF; from the coding sequence ATGTCAGACGATAGCCCCAAGACCGACCAATCGAAAGAAGCTGCGCCCGAGACCCCCAAGCGTGACCTGCCGCCAGCCGCCATCCGCGCCCTTGCAGAAGCGGAAGAGCGTCGGAAAAAGGCCGAGGCCGAGGCGAAATCGCTGCCAACGGAACTTGGCGGTCGTGATGGGCCTGAGCCGGTACGTTTCGGTGATTGGGAAAAGAAAGGCATCGCCATCGACTTTTGA
- a CDS encoding RsmB/NOP family class I SAM-dependent RNA methyltransferase, whose translation MSNPKDVRYVVVDLLDDVTVEKRLLSEALLKRLAKLPAEDRARAQRLVMQTLRDMDRCDRMLGPFLRQRPAPRVLNILRLGVSEICNGGAAHGVVNACVEISKAQAETEHARGLVNAVLRKIDREKAKWDTLPIPRLPKWLRKPLLADYGKEAVAAMEAAQFAGAPVDLTAKGDAKALASTMKGELLPTGSVRLSDAGQITNLPGYTDGDWWVQDMAAALPAKVLAAQAGETVLDMCAAPGGKTMQLAAAGAKVTALDVSAGRMKRVEENLSRTKLSAELVISDALEYEGGPFDAILLDAPCTATGTIRRHPDLPYAKDGSEFPGLFELQEHMIDRALGLLKPGGRLIYCTCSLLIDEGEEQVRDALARHEGLSVELDTLRLPGVDADWIGPEGLRLFPHYMADQGGMDGFFITCLRRK comes from the coding sequence ATGAGCAACCCGAAAGACGTGCGGTATGTGGTGGTGGACCTTCTGGATGATGTAACCGTCGAGAAGCGGTTGTTGTCCGAGGCATTGCTCAAACGTCTGGCAAAACTGCCTGCCGAAGATCGCGCTCGTGCCCAGCGGCTGGTGATGCAGACCTTGCGGGACATGGATCGTTGCGACCGGATGCTGGGGCCGTTTCTGCGGCAACGTCCTGCGCCGCGTGTGTTGAACATTTTGCGGCTTGGCGTTTCTGAGATTTGCAATGGCGGGGCCGCGCATGGCGTGGTGAACGCCTGTGTGGAGATCTCGAAGGCTCAGGCGGAAACGGAACATGCGCGGGGATTGGTGAACGCGGTCCTGCGCAAAATCGACCGCGAGAAAGCCAAGTGGGACACGCTTCCCATCCCGCGCCTGCCCAAGTGGCTGCGCAAACCTTTGCTGGCTGACTACGGAAAAGAGGCTGTGGCCGCGATGGAAGCCGCACAGTTCGCAGGCGCTCCTGTTGATTTGACAGCAAAAGGCGATGCCAAGGCGCTGGCAAGCACGATGAAGGGCGAATTGCTGCCCACCGGCTCGGTTCGGTTGTCGGATGCGGGGCAGATCACCAACCTGCCGGGCTATACGGATGGCGATTGGTGGGTGCAGGATATGGCAGCGGCTTTGCCCGCCAAGGTTCTGGCCGCGCAGGCGGGCGAGACTGTTTTGGATATGTGCGCAGCACCCGGCGGGAAAACCATGCAGCTTGCTGCAGCTGGCGCCAAAGTCACTGCTCTGGATGTGTCCGCGGGGCGGATGAAGCGGGTAGAGGAAAACCTGTCCCGCACCAAGCTGTCGGCAGAATTGGTCATCAGTGATGCGTTGGAATACGAGGGCGGCCCGTTTGATGCGATCTTGCTGGATGCGCCCTGCACCGCCACCGGCACCATCCGACGTCACCCCGATCTGCCCTATGCCAAGGATGGTAGCGAGTTTCCGGGGCTGTTCGAGCTTCAGGAACACATGATCGACCGGGCGCTGGGGCTTCTGAAGCCAGGTGGCCGCCTGATCTATTGCACCTGTAGCCTGCTGATCGACGAAGGCGAAGAGCAAGTGCGCGATGCCTTGGCACGCCATGAAGGTCTGTCGGTCGAGCTTGATACGCTGCGTTTGCCGGGCGTTGATGCCGACTGGATTGGACCGGAAGGGTTGCGCCTGTTCCCGCATTACATGGCGGATCAGGGCGGAATGGACGGGTTCTTCATCACCTGCCTGCGTCGGAAATAA
- a CDS encoding heparinase II/III family protein, translating to MAGNFLFAGHLVNAPDYMLWDIPPPNPAFIEETQGFAWLDDLASVGDTEARDRAQEWVFGWIDAYGNGRGEGWTPDLTGRRLIRWISHALFLMRGMSSDQSQRFFRSLGQQTLFLARRWRGATPGLPRFEALTGLIYAGFSLTGVNVHVEAAIQALARECTDQIDDQGGIPTRNPEELLEVFTLLNWAALTLRESDREPEPAHIEAINRIAPTLRALRHADGGLARFHGGGRGLDGRLDHALANSGVRAGVNEDLAMGYARLSAGRTSVIVDGAPPPVGNASANGHASTLAFELTSGRRPVIVNCGSGVQFGPEWHKAGRATPSHSVLGVTGMSSSRLSQPQVLDGIERTFLVQTPKQVPLERVVGVGTNGIVAAHDGYVATHGLTHMRKVELSVSGRELSGEDTLAAVSDADQEAFDTALDATSLQGVPFTVRFHLHPEVDATVDLGGTAISLALRSGEIWVFRFEGRGELMLQSSIYLEKSRLKPRKTKQVVLSGVAMDYATRIRWTLAKAQDTPTVLRDLETGDRAELPS from the coding sequence TTGGCTGGCAACTTCTTGTTCGCCGGGCATCTGGTGAATGCGCCAGATTACATGTTGTGGGACATCCCGCCGCCCAATCCTGCCTTCATCGAAGAAACCCAAGGCTTCGCCTGGCTGGATGATCTGGCCAGTGTTGGCGACACCGAGGCCCGCGACCGTGCGCAGGAATGGGTATTTGGCTGGATTGATGCCTATGGCAATGGGCGCGGCGAAGGCTGGACGCCGGATTTGACCGGGCGGCGGTTGATCCGCTGGATCAGCCATGCGCTGTTTCTGATGCGGGGCATGTCCTCTGACCAAAGTCAGCGGTTCTTCCGATCTTTGGGTCAGCAGACGTTGTTTCTGGCACGCCGTTGGCGCGGGGCGACACCCGGTCTGCCGCGGTTCGAGGCTCTGACGGGCCTGATCTATGCCGGATTCAGCCTGACGGGCGTCAATGTTCATGTGGAGGCCGCCATTCAGGCCTTGGCGCGGGAATGCACGGATCAGATTGATGATCAGGGCGGAATTCCAACCCGGAACCCTGAAGAGCTTCTAGAAGTGTTCACCCTGCTGAACTGGGCCGCGCTGACCCTGCGCGAAAGCGACCGCGAGCCAGAGCCAGCCCACATTGAAGCGATCAACCGCATCGCGCCTACCCTGCGCGCGCTTCGTCATGCCGATGGCGGGTTGGCACGTTTTCATGGCGGTGGGCGTGGTTTGGACGGGCGACTGGATCATGCGCTGGCAAATTCCGGAGTGCGGGCGGGCGTGAACGAGGATTTGGCGATGGGCTATGCCCGTCTATCCGCCGGGCGCACCAGTGTGATCGTCGACGGTGCGCCGCCGCCTGTCGGGAATGCTTCGGCCAATGGGCACGCGTCGACTTTGGCGTTCGAGCTGACCTCGGGCCGGCGTCCTGTGATTGTGAATTGCGGATCCGGTGTGCAATTTGGGCCGGAGTGGCACAAGGCGGGGCGCGCCACGCCGTCTCATTCTGTGCTGGGCGTGACCGGGATGTCATCGTCGCGCCTGTCTCAGCCGCAGGTTTTGGACGGGATCGAGCGGACCTTCTTGGTGCAGACACCAAAACAGGTGCCGCTGGAACGTGTTGTCGGTGTCGGAACGAACGGCATTGTTGCCGCCCATGATGGCTATGTCGCGACCCACGGTTTAACCCATATGCGCAAGGTGGAGCTGAGCGTGTCAGGTCGCGAGCTGTCCGGTGAAGACACACTGGCTGCGGTGTCCGACGCGGATCAAGAGGCGTTCGACACCGCGCTGGACGCCACGTCGTTGCAAGGCGTCCCCTTCACCGTGCGCTTCCACCTGCATCCCGAGGTCGACGCGACCGTTGATCTGGGGGGCACGGCGATTTCTCTGGCGCTTCGGTCTGGCGAGATTTGGGTGTTCCGCTTCGAAGGGCGTGGTGAACTGATGCTGCAAAGCAGCATTTACTTGGAAAAGTCACGCCTGAAGCCCCGAAAAACAAAACAAGTGGTTCTCTCTGGCGTCGCAATGGACTATGCGACACGCATCCGCTGGACGCTAGCCAAGGCGCAAGACACCCCAACGGTTTTGCGTGACCTTGAAACGGGCGACCGGGCGGAGCTGCCAAGTTAA
- the purH gene encoding bifunctional phosphoribosylaminoimidazolecarboxamide formyltransferase/IMP cyclohydrolase: MTDLHPVRRALISVSDKTGLIELGQALEARGVEILSTGGSAKALRDAGVAVKDVADVTGFPEMMDGRVKTLHPMVHGGLLALRDNDAHVASMEEHGISAIDLLVVNLYPFEETVAKGADYDTCIENIDIGGPAMIRAAAKNHAFVNVVVDVQDYDKLLGDMDQHNGATCPKFRKKLAQIAYARTGAYDAAVSTWMADALELEAPRRRAFAGELKQTLRYGENSHQKAAFYTDGSNRPGVATAQQLQGKELSYNNINDTDAAFELVSEFDPAVSPAVAIIKHANPCGVAQGATLVEAYQKAFDCDRTSAFGGIVALNQPLDAETASKIVEIFTEVVIAPGASDEAKEIFAAKKNLRLLLTDGLPDTRAALTAYKQVGGGILVQDKDVGYVGMDDLKVVTEKAPTDAQMQDLLFAWKVAKHVKSNAIVYVKDQATVGVGAGQMSRLDSANVAASKAERMAAELGLDESLAKGSAVASDAFFPFPDGLLEAAAAGGTCVIQPGGSMRDQEVIDAANEAGLAMVFTGMRHFRH; encoded by the coding sequence ATGACTGACCTTCATCCGGTGCGCCGCGCGCTGATTTCCGTATCCGACAAGACCGGCCTGATCGAACTGGGCCAGGCGCTCGAGGCCCGTGGGGTCGAGATCCTGTCCACCGGCGGTTCCGCCAAGGCTCTGCGCGACGCTGGCGTGGCCGTGAAAGACGTGGCCGACGTGACCGGCTTCCCCGAGATGATGGACGGTCGCGTAAAGACGCTGCACCCGATGGTACATGGCGGTCTGCTGGCCCTGCGTGACAACGATGCGCATGTCGCTTCGATGGAGGAACACGGTATCAGCGCGATCGACCTGCTGGTGGTGAACCTCTATCCGTTCGAGGAAACCGTCGCCAAGGGCGCCGACTATGACACTTGCATCGAAAACATCGACATTGGTGGCCCGGCAATGATCCGTGCAGCGGCCAAGAACCATGCGTTCGTGAACGTTGTCGTCGATGTACAGGATTATGACAAACTGCTGGGTGACATGGACCAGCACAATGGCGCAACCTGCCCGAAATTCCGCAAGAAGCTGGCCCAGATCGCCTATGCACGCACCGGCGCCTATGACGCCGCCGTATCCACTTGGATGGCCGATGCGCTAGAGCTGGAAGCCCCGCGCCGCCGCGCCTTTGCAGGTGAGCTGAAGCAGACCTTGCGCTATGGCGAAAACAGCCACCAGAAGGCTGCGTTCTATACCGACGGATCGAACCGCCCCGGTGTAGCAACTGCCCAGCAGCTTCAGGGCAAGGAACTGTCCTATAACAACATCAACGACACCGACGCCGCGTTTGAATTGGTGTCCGAGTTCGATCCCGCTGTCAGCCCTGCTGTCGCCATCATCAAGCACGCCAACCCCTGTGGTGTGGCCCAGGGCGCGACGCTGGTCGAAGCCTATCAAAAGGCATTTGACTGCGACCGCACCTCGGCCTTCGGCGGCATTGTTGCGCTGAACCAGCCGCTGGACGCTGAAACGGCCTCGAAAATTGTCGAAATCTTTACCGAGGTCGTGATCGCGCCCGGTGCGTCGGATGAGGCCAAAGAAATCTTCGCTGCCAAGAAGAACCTGCGTCTGCTACTGACCGATGGTCTGCCCGACACACGTGCGGCCCTGACTGCCTATAAGCAGGTGGGTGGCGGCATTCTGGTGCAGGACAAAGACGTAGGTTACGTCGGCATGGATGACCTGAAAGTGGTCACCGAAAAAGCCCCGACCGACGCGCAAATGCAAGACCTGTTGTTTGCTTGGAAAGTTGCCAAGCACGTCAAGTCGAACGCCATCGTGTATGTGAAAGATCAAGCCACCGTGGGCGTGGGCGCCGGTCAGATGAGCCGTCTGGACAGTGCGAACGTTGCCGCATCGAAAGCCGAGCGTATGGCCGCCGAACTTGGCCTGGACGAAAGCCTGGCGAAGGGCTCGGCTGTGGCCTCGGACGCGTTCTTCCCCTTCCCCGACGGTCTTCTGGAAGCGGCCGCCGCTGGCGGCACCTGCGTGATCCAGCCGGGCGGTTCGATGCGCGATCAGGAAGTGATCGACGCGGCAAATGAAGCAGGGTTGGCCATGGTCTTTACCGGCATGCGCCACTTCCGGCACTAA
- the lspA gene encoding signal peptidase II: MMRVIGISALVAFLLDQLTKYHALYILDLDRVGVVQIWPPYLVYQMGWNTGINFGLFGGADPSVTRWILIAVALIISIWVVWWIRKEQVGRLAQVSAGLLVGGALGNVVDRIYYGAVVDFLNTSCCGFRNPYSFNVADIFVFAGAIGLVLFASSNKTP, translated from the coding sequence ATGATGCGCGTGATCGGCATATCCGCTTTGGTGGCGTTCCTTCTGGATCAGCTGACCAAGTATCACGCGTTGTATATTTTGGATCTGGACCGCGTCGGCGTGGTCCAGATCTGGCCGCCCTATTTGGTTTACCAGATGGGTTGGAACACCGGCATCAACTTCGGCCTTTTCGGCGGCGCTGACCCAAGCGTCACCCGCTGGATCTTGATCGCAGTGGCCTTGATTATTTCAATCTGGGTTGTCTGGTGGATCCGCAAAGAACAGGTTGGGCGACTGGCGCAGGTTTCCGCAGGATTGCTGGTTGGCGGTGCGCTGGGCAACGTCGTAGACCGTATTTATTATGGGGCCGTTGTCGATTTTCTGAACACCTCGTGTTGTGGTTTTCGGAACCCGTATTCCTTCAACGTGGCGGATATTTTCGTCTTTGCAGGCGCCATTGGGCTGGTTCTTTTCGCCTCGTCTAACAAGACCCCGTGA
- a CDS encoding DUF3035 domain-containing protein produces MKFLTFGAIIMGLVACSNSDPSLMNLRASQDGPDEFAILPTKPLQEPKSYSELPAPTPGQANLTDPTPKADAIAALGGNLGSGKLRGGEGALVSAASRYGVSANIRQVLEASDLEWRKDNRGRVLERLFNVNVYYRAYEAMHLNQHLELERLRRLGIWTPAAPPEVVTDR; encoded by the coding sequence ATGAAATTTCTGACTTTTGGTGCCATTATTATGGGGCTGGTTGCATGTTCCAACAGCGATCCATCGCTGATGAACTTGCGCGCGTCACAGGATGGCCCGGACGAGTTTGCGATTCTTCCGACGAAACCCCTGCAAGAGCCGAAAAGCTATTCCGAGCTGCCAGCCCCCACTCCCGGTCAGGCAAACTTGACCGATCCGACACCTAAGGCCGACGCTATTGCGGCTCTTGGTGGCAATCTTGGATCGGGTAAGCTTCGCGGCGGAGAAGGGGCTCTGGTCAGCGCAGCAAGCCGCTATGGCGTGTCCGCGAATATCCGACAAGTTCTTGAAGCATCGGACCTTGAATGGCGTAAGGACAATCGGGGCCGTGTGCTGGAACGGTTGTTCAACGTGAACGTCTATTACCGTGCTTACGAGGCTATGCATCTGAACCAGCACCTTGAGCTAGAGCGCCTGCGTCGTCTGGGCATCTGGACGCCGGCCGCACCGCCCGAGGTTGTGACGGATCGTTAA
- a CDS encoding M16 family metallopeptidase yields MRFILAGLLAVGLGAGPASPLMAKDDVSSFTLDNGLEVVVIEDHRAPVVVHMLWYRAGAADEQPGVSGVAHFLEHLLFKETENYEAGALSRVVAENGGSDNAFTSQDYTAYFQRIAADRLGLMMEMESDRVRNLILSEDDIATERDVILEERAQRTDSEPGALFREQINAAAFLNHPYGIPVIGWRHEMETLSREAASAFYERFYAPNNAILVVAGDVAPEEVLALAKTHYGPLAPTPDLGKRVRVQEPPQLAERRLRFADPRVAQPYVLRRYQAPERDSGAQEEAAALVYLAEILGGNGATSVLGRALQFDEQIAVYAGAGYRSVSLDDTSFSLIVVPTPEVSLKDAEAALDREIAEFLETGIDPEQFERVKFQIRADDVYSQDNVMARAERYGSALTSGLTIEDVTAWPDVLQAVTPEDVMNAARAVFDERKAVTGWLVPEGGEDM; encoded by the coding sequence ATGCGTTTCATTCTTGCAGGATTGTTGGCCGTTGGTTTGGGCGCGGGACCGGCTTCGCCCCTGATGGCCAAGGACGATGTCAGCAGTTTCACACTGGACAACGGGCTTGAGGTTGTCGTGATCGAGGATCACCGCGCACCCGTTGTTGTCCACATGCTGTGGTATCGTGCCGGTGCTGCGGATGAACAGCCCGGCGTTTCCGGTGTCGCGCATTTTCTCGAGCACCTGCTGTTTAAAGAGACCGAGAACTATGAAGCGGGTGCGCTCAGCCGTGTGGTGGCCGAAAACGGGGGGTCGGACAATGCGTTCACCTCGCAGGATTACACCGCCTATTTTCAAAGGATTGCTGCAGATCGTCTGGGCTTGATGATGGAAATGGAATCGGATCGGGTGCGCAATTTGATCCTGTCCGAGGACGATATCGCCACCGAACGTGACGTGATCTTGGAAGAGCGTGCCCAACGTACCGACAGCGAACCGGGTGCTCTGTTTCGGGAACAGATCAACGCTGCTGCTTTTCTGAACCACCCCTATGGCATTCCGGTTATCGGATGGCGGCACGAGATGGAGACCTTGTCGCGCGAAGCCGCTTCGGCCTTCTATGAACGCTTCTATGCGCCCAACAACGCGATTCTTGTCGTGGCGGGTGATGTCGCGCCCGAAGAGGTGCTTGCGCTGGCCAAAACGCATTACGGCCCGTTGGCACCCACCCCCGACCTTGGGAAACGCGTGCGCGTTCAGGAACCACCGCAACTGGCCGAGCGCCGCCTGCGCTTTGCCGATCCGCGCGTCGCGCAACCCTATGTCCTTCGCCGCTATCAGGCGCCCGAGCGTGACAGTGGTGCGCAGGAAGAAGCGGCTGCGCTGGTCTATCTGGCCGAGATCCTTGGCGGAAACGGAGCGACTTCGGTCCTTGGACGGGCGTTGCAGTTTGATGAGCAGATCGCGGTCTATGCGGGCGCGGGATATCGCTCGGTATCGCTGGACGACACCAGTTTCTCGTTGATCGTTGTGCCCACTCCGGAGGTGTCATTGAAGGACGCCGAAGCGGCCTTGGATCGCGAGATTGCCGAGTTTCTTGAGACCGGCATCGACCCCGAGCAGTTTGAGCGTGTGAAGTTCCAAATCCGTGCGGATGACGTCTATTCGCAGGACAACGTGATGGCGCGTGCCGAACGGTATGGGTCGGCGCTGACCTCGGGCCTGACGATCGAAGATGTCACGGCTTGGCCTGATGTGCTTCAGGCGGTCACACCGGAAGACGTGATGAATGCCGCGCGCGCGGTGTTTGACGAACGTAAGGCGGTGACCGGTTGGCTGGTGCCCGAAGGCGGAGAGGACATGTAA